In Xanthomonas sacchari, a genomic segment contains:
- a CDS encoding ABC transporter permease, giving the protein MLPFARDRSAPEQLAARPGVLPNLHDLAVFGLLLGLGALLLHGAADMRAPLPPAGTAAVSLDLWQLPEYGLRTTLRMFAAMAASLLFTFVVATLAAKSRRAERVIVPALDILQSVPVLGFLTFTVTFFLGLFPGRQIGAELASIFAIFTSQAWNMAFSFYQSLRNVPRDLDEVARGFGLSAWQRFWRLEAPYATPSLIWNMMMSMSGGWFFVVASEAISVGDHTLELPGIGSYLALAIAQRNFAAVGWAVVAMAVLIALYDQLLFRPIVAWSDKFRAELTASQDKPQSWLYDLLRRTRLAKRLVAPLAWVWQRAMLLRWAPRRQPQPAAAARPSGGSGVWGDRLWSAALALAGAAAAWFAYDYGRRHLGLHDLAEAFGGGLATLLRVVVLIALASLVWVPIGVWIGLRPKVAQRVQPLAQFLAAFPANVLFPFAVLAIVRTGADPNIWLSPLMILGTQWYILFNVIAGASAFPTDLREAASIYHLRSWTWWRRVILPGIFPYYITGALTASGGSWNASIVAELASWGHTQVQAYGLGAYIARATAAGDGARVLLGVAVMSLFVTLFNRAVWRRLYVFAERRLRFD; this is encoded by the coding sequence ATGCTGCCATTCGCACGCGACCGCTCCGCGCCCGAACAGCTCGCCGCCCGCCCCGGCGTGCTGCCCAACCTGCACGACCTGGCGGTGTTCGGGTTGCTGCTGGGGCTGGGCGCGTTGCTGCTGCACGGCGCCGCCGACATGCGCGCGCCGCTGCCGCCGGCGGGCACCGCCGCGGTGTCGCTGGATCTGTGGCAGTTGCCCGAGTACGGCCTGCGCACCACCTTGCGCATGTTCGCGGCGATGGCCGCCTCGTTGCTCTTCACCTTCGTGGTGGCGACCCTGGCCGCGAAGAGCCGGCGCGCCGAACGGGTGATCGTGCCGGCGCTGGACATCCTGCAGTCGGTGCCGGTGCTGGGCTTCCTCACCTTCACCGTGACCTTCTTCCTGGGCCTGTTCCCCGGCCGCCAGATCGGCGCGGAGCTGGCCTCGATCTTCGCCATCTTCACCAGCCAGGCCTGGAACATGGCGTTCTCGTTCTACCAGTCGCTGCGCAACGTGCCGCGCGACCTGGACGAAGTGGCGCGCGGCTTCGGGCTCAGCGCCTGGCAGCGCTTCTGGCGGCTGGAGGCGCCGTATGCCACGCCGTCGCTGATCTGGAACATGATGATGTCCATGTCCGGCGGCTGGTTCTTCGTCGTCGCCTCCGAGGCGATCAGCGTCGGCGACCACACCCTGGAATTGCCCGGCATCGGCTCGTACCTGGCGCTGGCGATCGCCCAGCGCAACTTCGCCGCGGTCGGTTGGGCGGTCGTGGCGATGGCGGTGCTGATCGCGCTGTACGACCAGTTGCTGTTCCGCCCGATCGTGGCCTGGTCGGACAAGTTCCGCGCCGAACTCACCGCCTCGCAGGACAAGCCGCAGTCGTGGCTGTACGACCTGCTGCGGCGCACGCGCCTGGCCAAGCGCCTGGTCGCGCCGCTGGCCTGGGTCTGGCAGCGTGCGATGCTGCTGCGCTGGGCACCGCGGCGCCAGCCGCAGCCTGCGGCCGCGGCGCGCCCGTCCGGCGGCAGCGGGGTGTGGGGCGACCGGCTGTGGAGCGCGGCGCTGGCCTTGGCCGGCGCCGCCGCGGCCTGGTTCGCCTACGACTACGGCCGCCGTCATCTGGGCCTGCACGACCTCGCCGAGGCCTTCGGCGGCGGCCTGGCCACGCTGTTGCGGGTCGTGGTGCTGATCGCCCTGGCCAGCCTGGTGTGGGTGCCGATCGGCGTGTGGATCGGGTTGCGTCCGAAGGTGGCGCAGCGGGTGCAGCCGCTGGCGCAGTTCCTGGCCGCGTTCCCGGCCAACGTGCTGTTCCCGTTCGCGGTGCTGGCCATCGTCCGCACCGGCGCCGATCCCAACATCTGGCTGTCGCCGCTGATGATCCTCGGCACCCAGTGGTACATCCTGTTCAACGTGATCGCCGGCGCCAGCGCCTTTCCCACCGATCTGCGCGAGGCGGCGAGCATCTACCACCTGCGTTCGTGGACCTGGTGGCGGCGGGTGATCCTGCCCGGCATCTTCCCGTACTACATCACCGGCGCGCTGACCGCGTCCGGCGGTTCCTGGAACGCCAGCATCGTGGCCGAGCTGGCCAGCTGGGGCCATACCCAGGTGCAGGCCTACGGCCTGGGCGCCTACATCGCCCGCGCCACCGCCGCCGGCGATGGCGCGCGGGTGCTGCTCGGGGTGGCGGTGATGTCGCTGTTCGTGACCCTCTTCAACCGTGCGGTATGGCGACGCCTGTACGTCTTCGCCGAACGCCGCCTGCGTTTCGACTGA
- a CDS encoding ATP-binding protein: MNFAEINPNAPLALPPRESLLALSELLYEGVVLFRADGQLLLANRAARRHLSSADAGALGSHLAQWLPGDALSQARGSGRWSGSLPTEQHVVLAHLYFHADAAGGHYLMLIQGIEGQQDYEQELQQRHAELRQAYLRLNGAQEKLLQSEKMASIGQLAAGVAHEINNPIGYVHSNLGSLQEYLRSLFTLIEAYERALRAPDPKALIPEIDDIRNRFDIDFISRDLPQLMAESREGIERVTRIVRDLKDFSYSGREESWKLVDLHSGLESTINIIWNELKYKVTLERHYGNLPLVECLPSELNQVYMNLLLNAGQAIGERGTIVVSTGQDGEEVWIEFKDSGAGIPADLLQRIFDPFFTTKPVGSGTGLGLSISYGIINKHHGRIDVSSTVGDGSTFRIVIPVRQPK; encoded by the coding sequence GTGAATTTCGCCGAAATCAATCCCAACGCACCGCTTGCCCTGCCTCCACGCGAGAGCCTGCTCGCCCTGAGCGAACTGTTGTACGAAGGCGTGGTGCTGTTCCGCGCCGATGGCCAGTTGCTGCTGGCCAACCGCGCCGCGCGCCGCCATCTCTCCAGTGCCGATGCCGGCGCGTTGGGTTCGCATCTGGCGCAGTGGCTGCCGGGCGATGCGCTGTCGCAGGCGCGCGGCAGCGGCCGCTGGAGCGGCAGCCTGCCGACCGAGCAGCACGTGGTGCTGGCCCATCTGTACTTCCATGCCGACGCGGCCGGCGGCCATTACCTGATGCTGATCCAGGGCATCGAAGGCCAGCAGGACTACGAACAGGAGCTGCAGCAGCGCCACGCCGAACTGCGCCAGGCCTACCTGCGCCTCAACGGCGCCCAGGAAAAACTGCTGCAGTCGGAGAAGATGGCCTCCATCGGCCAACTCGCCGCCGGCGTCGCCCACGAGATCAACAACCCCATCGGCTACGTCCATTCCAACCTGGGCAGCCTGCAGGAATACCTGCGCAGCCTGTTCACCCTGATCGAGGCCTATGAGCGCGCCCTGCGCGCGCCGGATCCGAAGGCGCTGATCCCGGAGATCGACGACATCCGCAACCGCTTCGACATCGACTTCATCAGCCGCGACCTGCCGCAGTTGATGGCCGAGTCGCGCGAAGGCATCGAACGGGTCACCCGCATCGTCCGCGACCTCAAGGATTTCTCCTATTCCGGCCGCGAGGAGTCGTGGAAGCTGGTGGACCTGCACTCGGGCCTGGAATCCACGATCAACATCATCTGGAACGAGCTCAAGTACAAGGTCACCCTGGAGCGCCACTACGGCAACCTGCCGCTGGTGGAGTGCCTGCCGTCCGAGCTCAACCAGGTGTACATGAACCTGCTGCTCAACGCCGGCCAGGCGATCGGCGAGCGCGGCACCATCGTGGTCAGCACCGGCCAGGACGGCGAAGAGGTGTGGATCGAGTTCAAGGACTCTGGCGCCGGCATTCCGGCGGACCTGCTGCAGCGCATCTTCGACCCGTTCTTCACCACCAAGCCGGTCGGCAGCGGCACCGGCCTGGGCCTGTCGATCTCCTACGGCATCATCAACAAGCACCACGGCCGCATCGACGTGAGCAGCACCGTCGGCGACGGCTCCACGTTCCGGATCGTGATTCCGGTGAGGCAGCCGAAGTAG
- the flgM gene encoding flagellar biosynthesis anti-sigma factor FlgM yields the protein MTQKIEGSLPSPATLRTSSVSTKAASGASEEGKDRAVGAAAATDSLRLTGEASGLQTLQRQLSAAPAVDSSRVDAVRSALQNGSYKINPDAIASRMIDMDRQLGA from the coding sequence ATGACCCAGAAAATTGAAGGGAGTTTGCCGAGCCCGGCCACCCTTCGCACGTCGTCCGTCTCGACCAAGGCCGCCTCCGGCGCGTCCGAGGAAGGCAAGGATCGTGCGGTCGGTGCGGCGGCTGCTACCGACAGCCTGCGCCTGACCGGCGAGGCGTCCGGCCTGCAGACCCTGCAACGCCAGCTCTCGGCCGCTCCGGCGGTGGACAGCAGCCGCGTCGATGCGGTGCGCTCGGCACTGCAGAACGGCAGCTACAAGATCAACCCCGACGCGATCGCCAGCCGCATGATCGACATGGATCGGCAACTCGGCGCATGA
- a CDS encoding flagellar protein FlgN gives MNTLVTNPLQQLSDALAGERQALLDHNVEGLMQATSAKLAALRALEADVPAGAEAELRLRELADANRANGALLSRRRREVNWALRHLGRSESASSYDANGESSTPLAQRPLAIA, from the coding sequence ATGAACACGCTCGTGACCAACCCCCTGCAGCAGCTCAGCGACGCGCTCGCCGGCGAGCGCCAGGCGTTGTTGGATCACAACGTGGAAGGCCTCATGCAGGCGACCAGCGCCAAGCTGGCGGCATTGCGCGCACTGGAGGCCGACGTGCCCGCCGGCGCCGAAGCCGAACTGCGCCTGCGCGAGCTGGCCGACGCCAACCGCGCCAACGGCGCGCTGCTGTCGCGGCGCCGGCGCGAGGTCAATTGGGCGCTGCGCCACCTCGGCCGCAGCGAGAGCGCGTCGTCCTACGACGCCAACGGCGAATCCAGCACGCCGCTCGCTCAGCGTCCCCTGGCGATCGCGTAA
- a CDS encoding EAL domain-containing protein: MWNPASALPMDDELPSRLGAGHPALSGMVAEALAGGPGVMLLHIDIDHFASINENMSPEVGDQALALLAHRLQAHLRGRGLLWRHGSDELVMAVPRTADVPPPEAFAEEIRQQIELPLSVLPYTLFMTGKIGVSLCPEHSTRLSTLLDFAEDAVYQAAREGGNLVRLYAADGPPSAHSESIISRQIVDAIPNGELRLRYQPMVSARDGRVVGMESLLRWQSPTLGILVPERFMRTAERLGVIVQIGTWVMEGALRQARLWRDQGFDDFTIAVNVSTLQLLRPTFFNEVMSALQAAGVPPQMMVLEINESALTNNVNFVHETLANLCREGISLSLDNFGTGDSSLSALVRYPVDKLKIDRSFIKSAPAGNREAAIARAIIAMGHQLGMVVIANGVESQAQLGFLRRNDCDIFQGYLFGEPMSAEAAGMALRRRYLRPESFTETRPDRTLLLLDDEENVLRSLVRLFRRDGYRILAAGNVRDAFDLLATNDVQVILSDQRMSDMSGTEFLGRVKMLYPDTIRLVLSGYTDLATVTDAINRGAIYRFLTKPWNDDELREHIRQAFRTHDEQRRDAGP; this comes from the coding sequence ATGTGGAATCCCGCCAGCGCCTTGCCCATGGACGACGAACTGCCGTCGCGCCTGGGTGCGGGCCACCCTGCCCTGTCCGGCATGGTCGCCGAGGCGCTGGCCGGCGGGCCGGGCGTGATGTTGCTGCACATCGACATCGACCACTTCGCCTCGATCAACGAGAACATGAGCCCGGAGGTCGGCGACCAGGCGCTGGCGCTGCTCGCGCACCGGCTGCAGGCGCACCTGCGCGGCCGCGGCCTGTTGTGGCGCCATGGCAGCGACGAACTGGTGATGGCGGTGCCGCGCACTGCCGACGTGCCGCCGCCGGAGGCCTTCGCCGAGGAGATCCGGCAGCAGATCGAGCTGCCGCTGTCGGTGCTGCCGTACACGCTGTTCATGACCGGCAAGATTGGCGTGAGCCTGTGCCCGGAGCATTCCACGCGCCTGTCGACCCTGCTCGACTTCGCCGAGGACGCGGTCTACCAGGCCGCGCGCGAAGGCGGCAACCTGGTGCGCCTGTACGCCGCCGACGGTCCGCCCAGCGCGCACAGCGAAAGCATCATCTCGCGGCAGATCGTCGACGCCATTCCCAACGGCGAACTGCGCCTGCGCTACCAGCCGATGGTCAGCGCCCGCGACGGCCGCGTGGTCGGCATGGAATCGCTGCTGCGCTGGCAGTCGCCGACCCTGGGCATCCTGGTGCCGGAGCGCTTCATGCGCACCGCCGAGCGCCTGGGCGTGATCGTGCAGATCGGCACCTGGGTGATGGAAGGCGCGCTGCGCCAGGCGCGGCTGTGGCGCGACCAGGGCTTCGACGACTTCACCATCGCGGTCAACGTGTCCACCCTGCAACTGCTGCGCCCGACCTTCTTCAACGAGGTGATGTCGGCGCTGCAGGCGGCCGGGGTGCCGCCGCAGATGATGGTGCTGGAGATCAACGAGAGCGCGCTGACCAACAACGTCAACTTCGTCCACGAAACCCTGGCCAACCTGTGCCGCGAAGGCATCAGCCTGAGCCTGGACAATTTCGGCACCGGCGATTCCAGTCTCAGCGCGCTGGTGCGCTACCCGGTGGACAAGCTGAAGATCGACCGCAGCTTCATCAAGAGCGCGCCGGCCGGCAACCGCGAGGCGGCGATCGCCCGCGCGATCATCGCCATGGGTCACCAGCTGGGCATGGTGGTGATCGCCAACGGCGTCGAATCGCAGGCGCAGCTGGGCTTCCTGCGCCGCAACGACTGCGACATCTTCCAGGGCTACCTGTTCGGCGAACCGATGTCCGCCGAAGCGGCGGGCATGGCCCTGCGGCGGCGCTACCTGCGCCCGGAATCGTTCACCGAGACCCGCCCGGACCGCACCCTGCTGCTGCTCGACGACGAAGAGAACGTACTGCGCTCGTTGGTGCGCCTGTTCCGCCGCGACGGCTACCGCATCCTCGCCGCCGGCAACGTCCGCGACGCCTTCGACCTGCTCGCCACCAACGACGTGCAGGTGATCCTGTCCGACCAGCGCATGTCCGACATGAGCGGCACCGAGTTCCTGGGCCGGGTGAAGATGCTCTACCCCGACACCATCCGCCTGGTCCTGTCCGGCTACACCGACCTGGCCACCGTCACCGACGCGATCAACCGCGGCGCGATCTACCGCTTCCTGACCAAGCCCTGGAACGACGACGAACTCCGCGAGCACATCCGCCAGGCCTTCCGCACCCACGACGAACAGCGGCGGGATGCGGGGCCCTGA
- the flgA gene encoding flagellar basal body P-ring formation chaperone FlgA: MRPILLLVLLAATPAWAADFQPVDSIRAAALSLAGADADAEATLDPSVRVPLCPVPLQAQPTGTTTVEVSCPRETGWRLFVPVKVRRMQHVLVLARGLSAGETIGAADIVPEKRDAARIVGAAMTEPEAAIGKVVRRTLPAGTLLSATDLVAPRLVRRGDNVALVARSGGLEVRMSGRALGDAGENERVTVENLSSKRIVQGIVSQNGDVLVTR; the protein is encoded by the coding sequence ATGCGCCCGATCCTATTGCTGGTCCTGCTGGCGGCGACGCCGGCCTGGGCCGCGGACTTCCAGCCGGTGGACTCGATCCGGGCCGCGGCGCTGTCGCTGGCCGGGGCCGACGCCGATGCCGAGGCAACCCTGGACCCCTCGGTGCGGGTGCCGCTGTGCCCGGTGCCGTTGCAGGCGCAGCCGACCGGCACCACGACCGTGGAAGTGAGCTGCCCGCGCGAGACCGGCTGGCGGCTGTTCGTGCCGGTCAAGGTGCGGCGCATGCAGCACGTCCTGGTGCTGGCGCGCGGCCTGTCCGCTGGAGAAACCATCGGCGCGGCCGATATCGTTCCCGAGAAGCGCGACGCGGCGCGCATCGTCGGCGCCGCGATGACCGAACCGGAGGCGGCGATCGGCAAGGTGGTGCGGCGGACCCTGCCGGCCGGCACCTTGTTGTCGGCCACCGATCTGGTCGCGCCGCGGCTGGTCCGGCGCGGCGACAATGTGGCGCTGGTGGCGCGCAGCGGCGGTCTGGAAGTGCGCATGTCCGGGCGCGCACTGGGCGATGCGGGCGAAAACGAGCGGGTGACCGTCGAAAACCTGTCGTCCAAGCGCATCGTTCAGGGAATTGTGTCACAAAATGGCGACGTTTTAGTGACGCGATGA
- a CDS encoding sensor domain-containing protein gives MDQGVIASLLQHPLTSALVLLDADGRPLAANRAAQALELPRTVEAYAELLRAVRERLLGGETMLACALPGTAGRRLDGWLRAVRDDSGGLLAYTLSVPEPVGSDGATRWEIALDSAEHGLWDWDIPSDTIFRSERWKRMLGYAGDAPADGLNALLPLVHGDDQERLRQAIRAHFEGRTETYMCEFRLRRQDGQWHWILDRGRIVARTADGSPLRMIGTHTDIHEQKLLEQRLRDQQTLLREAQRMTRMGSWSWDPLRDRVWCSREFLRVTGLDDQQAPSSRGWLRLLSRDSMAQVVSIWRRMVREAKPANFEVELVRGSEAPLHLRVWAQPQLEADGRIQRVLGQVQNITEQRQTDALIRWRTELLNRVSALGKIGGCEIEVGTRRMQWTEECYRIHGLRKEVIDLDHALALYTQDSRDAFEAALVRIAQGGLPEQLDLCFHRPSGQRIWVQVLIELDERDGLPQRFVVLFRDITREREASERIELLAHYDLLTGLPNRQLLREQAEKAMHDAVGRGTTLAMLFVDLDGFKSINDSFGHATGDALLKLAATRMHQQLRTSDLFGRFSGDEFVVVLRDLAEPGDAGHVARKLIAALAEPLHSGENVIKIGASIGIALMEEGRQDFDGLLRAADAAMYAAKESGRNTCHYYSQDVLLRAQRRLEIEHALHGALDREEFALVYQPLVHAAGERAPAVEALLRWHRPGHGHCNPAEFIPIAEECGEIVRLGDWVIGEACRQAAAWDAAGLSFDRVSVNVSAMQLRDRGFAERVIELCQRNGWSPKRLELELTESALIRDSESLRRCFELFEQEGVLLAVDDFGTGFSNLHYLNRFPVQRLKIDRSFVQDMLHDSGTAKVTQAIVQLGHALGMQVVAEGVETAQEEALLREQGCDEIQGYLHSRPLPPRELAAWLRARQQVAPATHPRLVLAAQ, from the coding sequence GTGGATCAAGGCGTCATCGCAAGCTTGCTGCAGCACCCGCTCACCTCGGCGCTCGTCCTGTTGGACGCCGACGGCAGGCCGCTGGCGGCGAACCGGGCAGCGCAGGCACTGGAGCTGCCGCGCACGGTGGAGGCGTACGCCGAGCTGTTGCGTGCGGTCCGCGAGCGCCTGCTCGGCGGCGAGACGATGCTGGCCTGCGCCTTGCCCGGTACCGCCGGGCGGCGCCTGGACGGCTGGTTGCGCGCGGTCCGCGACGACAGCGGCGGCCTGCTGGCCTATACCCTCAGCGTGCCCGAACCGGTCGGCAGCGACGGTGCCACCCGCTGGGAGATCGCCCTGGACAGCGCCGAGCACGGCCTGTGGGACTGGGACATCCCCAGCGACACGATCTTCCGCTCCGAACGCTGGAAGCGGATGCTCGGCTACGCCGGCGATGCCCCGGCCGATGGCCTGAACGCGCTGCTGCCGCTGGTCCACGGCGACGACCAGGAGCGCCTGCGCCAGGCGATCCGCGCGCACTTCGAGGGCCGCACCGAAACCTACATGTGCGAGTTCCGCCTGCGCCGGCAGGACGGGCAGTGGCACTGGATCCTGGACCGCGGCCGCATCGTGGCGCGCACCGCCGACGGCAGCCCGCTGCGCATGATCGGCACGCACACCGACATCCACGAGCAGAAGCTGCTCGAGCAGCGCCTGCGCGACCAGCAGACCCTGCTGCGCGAGGCGCAGCGCATGACCCGCATGGGCAGCTGGTCCTGGGATCCGCTGCGCGACCGGGTGTGGTGCTCGCGCGAGTTCCTGCGCGTCACCGGCCTGGACGACCAGCAGGCGCCCAGCAGCCGCGGCTGGCTGCGCCTGCTCAGCCGCGATTCGATGGCGCAGGTGGTCTCGATCTGGCGGCGCATGGTGCGCGAGGCCAAGCCGGCCAATTTCGAGGTCGAGCTGGTGCGCGGCAGCGAGGCGCCGCTGCACCTGCGGGTATGGGCGCAGCCGCAGCTGGAGGCCGACGGCCGCATCCAGCGGGTGCTCGGCCAGGTGCAGAACATCACCGAGCAGCGCCAGACCGACGCGCTGATCCGCTGGCGCACCGAACTGCTCAACCGGGTCTCGGCGCTGGGCAAGATCGGCGGCTGCGAGATCGAGGTCGGCACCCGGCGCATGCAGTGGACCGAGGAGTGCTACCGCATCCATGGCCTGCGCAAGGAGGTCATCGACCTTGACCACGCGCTGGCGCTGTACACCCAGGACTCGCGCGATGCGTTCGAGGCGGCGCTGGTGCGCATCGCCCAGGGCGGCCTGCCGGAGCAACTGGACCTGTGTTTCCACCGCCCGTCCGGGCAGCGCATCTGGGTGCAGGTGCTGATCGAGCTGGACGAACGCGACGGCCTGCCGCAGCGCTTCGTGGTGCTGTTCCGCGACATCACCCGCGAGCGCGAGGCCAGCGAGCGCATCGAATTGCTGGCCCACTACGATTTGCTGACCGGCCTGCCGAACCGCCAGTTGCTGCGCGAGCAGGCCGAGAAGGCGATGCACGATGCGGTAGGGCGCGGCACCACGCTGGCGATGCTGTTCGTCGACCTGGACGGCTTCAAGAGCATCAACGACTCCTTCGGCCACGCCACCGGCGACGCCTTGCTGAAGCTGGCGGCCACCCGCATGCACCAGCAACTGCGCACCAGCGACCTGTTCGGCCGCTTCAGCGGCGACGAGTTCGTGGTGGTGCTGCGCGACCTGGCCGAGCCCGGCGACGCCGGGCACGTGGCGCGCAAGCTGATCGCGGCGCTGGCCGAGCCGCTGCATAGCGGCGAGAACGTGATCAAGATCGGCGCCAGCATCGGCATCGCGCTGATGGAGGAGGGACGCCAGGACTTCGATGGCCTGCTGCGTGCGGCCGATGCGGCGATGTACGCGGCCAAGGAATCCGGGCGCAACACCTGCCACTACTATAGCCAGGACGTGCTGCTGCGCGCGCAGCGGCGCCTGGAGATCGAACATGCCCTGCACGGCGCACTGGACCGCGAGGAGTTCGCGCTGGTGTACCAGCCGCTGGTGCACGCGGCGGGCGAGCGGGCGCCGGCGGTGGAAGCGCTGCTGCGCTGGCACCGTCCCGGCCACGGCCACTGCAATCCGGCCGAATTCATTCCCATCGCCGAGGAATGCGGCGAGATCGTGCGCCTGGGCGACTGGGTGATCGGCGAGGCCTGCCGCCAGGCCGCGGCCTGGGATGCGGCCGGGCTGAGTTTCGACCGGGTCTCGGTGAACGTGTCGGCGATGCAGTTGCGCGACCGCGGCTTCGCCGAGCGGGTGATCGAGCTGTGCCAGCGCAATGGCTGGTCGCCGAAACGGCTGGAACTGGAGCTGACCGAGTCGGCGCTGATCCGCGACAGCGAGTCGCTGCGCCGCTGCTTCGAACTGTTCGAGCAGGAAGGCGTGCTGCTGGCGGTCGACGATTTCGGCACCGGCTTCTCCAACCTGCATTACCTCAACCGCTTCCCGGTGCAGCGGCTGAAGATCGACCGCAGCTTCGTGCAGGACATGCTGCACGACAGCGGCACCGCCAAGGTCACCCAGGCGATCGTGCAGCTCGGCCACGCGCTGGGCATGCAGGTGGTGGCCGAGGGCGTGGAGACGGCGCAGGAAGAGGCGCTACTGCGCGAGCAGGGCTGCGACGAGATCCAGGGCTATCTGCACTCGCGGCCGTTGCCGCCGCGCGAGCTGGCGGCGTGGTTGCGCGCGCGCCAGCAGGTGGCGCCGGCCACGCATCCGCGGCTGGTGCTGGCTGCGCAGTGA
- a CDS encoding PAS domain-containing sensor histidine kinase, producing MQPQRDSAPPIQATSGMRLAQRLDHGIWRVVLLYVLLGLALSIGSDLILVHFVDDPDTLIVLQLVNDALFLALTAVALYYLLRPLVRAAVQAHTRLALSEAGYRQMFHANPSPMLVYDLESLRILDVNPAAVAFFGWSHDEFVGLELARLWPPSASARLAEVIETIRQTPSKTCVVAEPLRLRDGSQCMAEARSTSLDYHGRQARLVVVSDRSAEYDAQRRRDQALQHLQEAQAIARLGSWQLDRASGLGRYSEQVYRMLGRRVPDQPRQHRLEELLVPPDVASQARIQRVIEDLCGSAPLQLDMLLPVLAADGQARMLHLRAESASDDDGGACVHGTLQDVTEHERSRRLLHEREEQFRELVRVLPDGVAILHQEHVLYANAACAGQFGFEGENLLGEPLQGLVDSADLAQVRQRMGAAGAKGERGATARMRRRDGSLFHAGLSFGNVRYSGRDCKLLIVRDLSEPERMRDALAQSNRELQAMARRLFSLQEDERRAISRDLHDDIGQAITAMKLSAHAALDETDAARRREDLDEIVSLADSSITKLRNLSTLLRPPQLDALGLEAALRWQAGMLFRASPVRLHLDIAALPERPSGEVEQACFRIAQESLTNVLRHASAGEVRMTLGDEERQRLRLEVVDDGDGFDPAGPRGLGLIVMRERAQSAGGTLQIDTAPGAGTRVTLCLPYATAASPSPSPGT from the coding sequence ATGCAACCACAACGCGACAGCGCCCCGCCCATCCAGGCGACCTCCGGCATGCGCCTGGCGCAACGCCTGGACCACGGCATCTGGCGGGTGGTGCTGCTGTACGTGCTGCTGGGACTGGCGCTGTCGATTGGCAGCGACCTGATTTTGGTGCATTTCGTAGACGATCCCGACACGTTGATCGTCCTGCAGTTGGTCAACGACGCCCTGTTCCTGGCCCTGACCGCGGTCGCCCTGTATTACCTGCTGCGCCCGCTGGTGCGCGCCGCGGTGCAGGCGCACACCCGGCTGGCGCTGTCGGAAGCCGGCTACCGGCAGATGTTCCACGCCAATCCCAGCCCGATGCTGGTCTACGACCTGGAAAGCCTGCGCATCCTCGACGTCAACCCCGCCGCGGTCGCCTTCTTCGGCTGGTCGCACGACGAATTCGTGGGCCTGGAGCTGGCCCGGCTGTGGCCGCCCAGCGCCAGCGCCCGCCTGGCCGAAGTGATCGAGACCATCCGGCAGACCCCGTCCAAGACCTGCGTGGTGGCCGAGCCGCTGCGCCTGCGCGACGGCAGCCAGTGCATGGCCGAGGCGCGCAGCACCAGCCTGGACTACCACGGCCGGCAGGCGCGACTGGTGGTGGTCAGCGACCGCAGCGCCGAATACGACGCGCAGCGCCGCCGCGACCAGGCCCTGCAGCATCTGCAGGAAGCGCAGGCGATCGCGCGGCTGGGCTCCTGGCAACTCGACCGGGCCAGCGGCCTGGGCCGCTATTCCGAGCAGGTCTACCGGATGCTTGGCCGGCGCGTGCCGGACCAGCCGCGCCAGCACCGCCTGGAGGAGCTGCTGGTGCCGCCGGACGTGGCGTCGCAGGCGCGCATCCAGCGGGTGATCGAGGACCTGTGCGGCAGCGCGCCGCTGCAACTGGACATGCTGCTGCCGGTACTGGCCGCCGACGGCCAGGCGCGCATGCTGCACCTGCGCGCCGAGTCGGCCAGCGACGACGACGGCGGCGCCTGCGTCCACGGCACCCTGCAGGACGTGACCGAGCACGAGCGCTCGCGGCGCCTGCTGCACGAGCGCGAGGAACAGTTCCGCGAACTGGTGCGGGTGCTGCCGGACGGCGTGGCGATCCTGCACCAGGAACACGTGCTGTACGCCAATGCCGCCTGCGCCGGGCAATTCGGCTTCGAGGGCGAGAACCTGCTCGGCGAGCCCCTGCAAGGCCTGGTCGACAGCGCCGACCTGGCGCAGGTGCGGCAGCGGATGGGCGCGGCCGGGGCCAAGGGCGAACGCGGCGCCACCGCGCGCATGCGCCGCCGCGACGGCTCGCTGTTCCACGCCGGGCTGTCGTTCGGCAACGTCCGCTACAGCGGCCGCGACTGCAAGCTGTTGATCGTGCGCGACCTCAGCGAACCGGAGCGCATGCGCGACGCGCTGGCGCAGAGCAACCGCGAACTGCAGGCGATGGCGCGGCGCCTGTTCTCGCTGCAGGAGGACGAACGCCGCGCGATCTCGCGCGACCTGCACGACGACATCGGCCAGGCGATCACCGCGATGAAGCTGTCCGCGCACGCGGCGCTGGACGAGACCGACGCCGCGCGCCGCCGCGAGGACCTGGACGAGATCGTGAGCCTGGCCGACAGCAGCATCACCAAGCTGCGCAACCTGTCCACGCTGCTGCGGCCGCCGCAGTTGGACGCGCTGGGCCTGGAGGCGGCGCTGCGCTGGCAGGCCGGCATGCTGTTCCGCGCCTCGCCGGTGCGCCTGCACCTGGACATCGCCGCCCTGCCCGAGCGCCCCAGCGGCGAGGTCGAGCAGGCCTGTTTCCGCATCGCCCAGGAGAGCCTGACCAACGTGCTGCGCCATGCCAGCGCCGGCGAGGTGCGGATGACCCTCGGCGACGAGGAACGCCAACGCCTGCGCCTGGAAGTGGTCGACGATGGCGACGGCTTCGACCCGGCCGGACCGCGCGGCCTGGGCCTGATCGTGATGCGCGAGCGCGCGCAGAGCGCCGGCGGTACCCTGCAGATCGACACCGCGCCGGGCGCCGGCACCCGGGTGACGCTGTGCCTGCCCTACGCCACCGCGGCATCGCCGTCGCCCTCTCCTGGAACCTGA